Below is a window of Halomicrobium mukohataei DSM 12286 DNA.
TTCAGCGTCCAACTGGTGGATACTCGTGTTGAACCGAAGAAACGAGTAGAACGCGAACAAGAGCTTGTCGGGAGCTTGTCCTCAGCGTATGTTCCACGTCCGCTCGTGAACAGGTCGCACTCGTGGCCCTTGAGACCCACTTTCATGTAGAACTCGTCGGTCTTAACGGGGCTTTCGAGGTATGGTTGAGGCAAGCGCGTTCAGCGCTTGCAGGAAGCGCTGACACGCCGGTGGACCGTCTTGTAAGAAACGTCAATTTCTGCGTCTAGCTGCCTGAGACTCGTGTTCAAGCAGATGTGGATGTAGACGGCGAGAACTCACTTTCTGAGCGCGACCGTATAGTATTCGAAGATTGTGCCAGTCTGATCGTTGAATGTGCGGTCGCAATTATCCCATAGAAGCTCTGAAACACTCGATAACTGCCGTACCGAATCACAGATCGGCACAGTAGCGTGGGAAATAGGCCGTCGCGCCGAGACGAACGCCTTGATTGGCATCATCGTTTGTCGGGTGATACGGTCACGTCACCCTTGCCTGCTGTGACTTCCAGTTACTGGTGAGAACTGACCAACAATCTTCTACCCAAGAGCGTCCAATCATTGTCCTATAGTGTATTGGAATTCAATATTAAACACTCAACACCACCTAGTTAATTCTTCTATATTACTTATACTAAATTATTTGAAGAATAGTTCGAATAGGCGTTAAATATATTCTCCCGGAAATACAATGTACGCTATGAATAGTGAGAAGATACTTATTATCGTGGGTCTGGGCTTCTTTGTCGTAGGGTTGGCTTCGCTCTACGAACCAAAACTCGACATGGCTCTCTCAATGGGATATTTTGTGCTTTCGTTCTATGCCTTTTTCAAATACGTTAGATACAATAGGTGAATTGAGTGTGTGAATGAAATGTATAGAAACTCTCAATAGAATACATTTGACTGTCGTTTTGTTGTTGGTGAAGATGCTGGGTGCTTCTTGAATTGCTGTCTCTCGATCGCCGTTACGTGTGCGTCGATGCGTGGCGTGGATGAGACGGCCCTCACCGAAGGCTCGAATCACAGTCCTGTCCTCCCGCCCGTCTGATCGTCGACTGTATCGAGCCACGGGTGTTTTTGTTGGACCCAACCGTTCGGTCGTCAATGACGGTCCGCGAGGTCGCCGCGGAGGCCTACCGGGAGACGCTCCCGGTGCTGGTGTTGAGTGCGATCGGCGGCCTGTTCGCCGGGCTCGTCCTGGTGGGGATGGAGGCAGAGCTCGCGGCCGTTCCCGGCCTGCTGGTCCTGGTGCCGGCGCTGCTCGCGACGCGGGGCAACGTCTACGGTTCGCTGGGCGCGCGGCTCGGCTCTGCGCTCCACCAGGGTGTCATCGAACCCACGCTCGACTTTGGCGACGAGCGGCTCAACGCCGCCATCGCCGCGGCACTGGCGAACGGCATTCTCGTCAGCGGGTTCGCGGCCGTGCTGGCTGTGGTCGTGCTCCGCGTGCTGGGTAGCGAGTCGGCCGGCCTCGCGACGCTCGTCGCGATCGCGCTGATCGCCGGCCTGCTCTCCGGGCTCTTGCTGACAGTGGCCGTCGTCACGGTCGTCGTCGTCGGCTACCGTCGCGGGCTCGACCCGGACACGCTCGCCGGGCCGGTGGTGACGACGACGGGCGACGTGGTCGGCATCGCGACGATGCTGGTGGCCGCTCGGATCGTGCTCGCCGTCGGGGGTGGCTGAGATGGTCGAGGGGTCGGCCGAGTGGTCGGTGTCCGGCATCGTGCGGACGATGCTCCCGCTGCTGTGCGTGTTGACCGCGATCGAACTGGTCAGCGGACTCGTCCTGGAGTCCTTCGAGGCGACGCTGCTGGCCGCGCCGTCGCTACTCCTGCTCGTCCCGGTGACCATCGGGATGGGCGGGAACCTCGGCAGCGTGCTCGCCGCGCGGCTCTCGACGGCGTTTCACCTCGGCCTGCTCTCTTTTTCGCCGACGGACGACCGCCTCGCGGGCAACGCCGTCGCGACGATCGGGCTCTCGCTGACGGTCTTTCCGCTGGTCGGTGCCGGCGCGTGGGGGCTGACCGCCGTCGTCGGCGAGACGGGGCTCACACTGGCCACCGTGGTCCTGATCGCGCTCCTGAGCGGCCTCGTACTGTCGGTGCTTGCCGTCGTCGTCACCGTCGTCACGACCTACGCGGCCTACCGCTATCGGCTGGACCCGGACGACGTGGTCGTGCCCGTCGTCACCAACGTCTGTGACGTGCTGGGCGTGCTGGTGCTGTTCGGCGTCTACCGGGTCGTGGCGTGATCGGCCGGGACTGACGCGCCTTTGCTCGTCAGGTCCTCAGCACCGCCGTGCAGTCACACGTCGCCCTCCAGTCGGTCGGGCCGGTCGTCGATCTGCTCTGGGGGACGGTGCTCCCGCGGGTGGGAACCATCGCCGTCACGCTGGCGCTGGGCGTGTTCCTCGCCGACCTCGCCGTCGCCTTCGGGATCGTCGAGTACATCGCGACGCTCTCGAAGTACCTCACCGAACCGGCGAATCTCCCTCGCGAGGTCGGGACGGCGATCCTGGCGACGACGGCCTCGCCGACCGCGGGCTACGGGATGCTCGCGGAGTTTCGCGAGTCGGGCGTACTCGACGACCGCGCGACGCTGGTGGCCGTCACCATCAACACGTTCTTCGGGTTCGCCCAGCACATCTTCACCTTCTACGCGCCCGTCCTGATCCCGATTCTGGGGCTCCGAGTGGGACTGCTGTACGTCGGCGCTCGCGCGGCCATCTCGCTGGCGATCACGCTCGTTGGCATTCTCGCAGGCGCACTCTTGCTCTCGAATCGCAACGTCGACCGCAGCCGGATGCCCGAGGTGGCGGACCCGACCGAGGAGCACGGCACCGCTCGCGAGAAGCTCCGGGACGCGGCGGCGTCGACCGCCGAGAAGCTCCGGGACATCCTGCCGCGCCTGCTGGTCATCTACGCGATCGTTGCGGTGCTGGTCGCGTGGCGCGAGATCCCCGCACTGGTGACGCTCGTGGCGGTGCTGAGCGAGTCGAGCGCTGGGGGTATCGTCCCGTCGCTCTCCGAAAGTGTCGGCACGTTCACAAGCGCCGTCGGGCTGCCAAGCGCCGCCGTCGGCGTCGTCGCGGTCTACACCATCGACACCACCAACGGCTCGATCGTCCTCGCGCCGTTCGTCGAGAACGGGACCTTCACCCCTCGTCAGGCCGTCGCGACGATGCTCGTCGGCGGGATCGTCTCCTTCGCCGTCTCGACGTTCAAGCGCTCGATCCCGTTCCAGTACGGCATCTGGGGCGCGGAGTTCGGTTCGAAAGTGATCGCCGTCAACACGACGCTGAAGATCGTGTTCATCGCACTCGCGGTGGTCCTGTTGCTCGTCCCCTAGACGAGCGGCCCCAGTCCGCCCCGATCGACGAACCGATCGGTCCCGTACCGGACGAGCGCCTCGGCGAGGCCGGGCACCAGTGCGAACCCCAGCAGCAGCGGCCAGACGACGAGGTACGAACTGAGCGGATGGAGGTGGGTCCCGTAGGCCCACTGGTGCACCGTCTTGCCCAGCAGCCAGAGCGTCGCGGCCGCCGGTGTGACCAGCGACAGTCGGACGAGCAGGTACAGCGGGACGGCACCGATCAGGAAGAGGCCGACGAGGGCGTAACCGACGCCGAAGGCGGTCGCGGCCACGTCGTCGGTCGCCCAGTACACGCCGTTCGCGCGCAGCCACGCGAACACGACGGCCGCGTAGACGATACCACCGACGGCGGCGATGACGCGAGGGTCGCGGAGCCTGGAGGGCATCGTCCGTCACTGCAGCCCCCTCGCACATCAATCTCGTCCCGACGCTAGAGCTTTGGGTCTCCCCGGCCACCGGCCATACGATGGACCGTCGGCGCTCACTGCTCGTCGCCCTGGTGGCCCTGGCCGCCCTCGCCGGCTGTCTCTCGGGCGGGCCACAGACGCCAGCCGCGCCCGGCGACGCCGTCCCGGCAGGGAGCGACACCGTCAACGCCACGGTCACCCGCGTCGTCGACGGCGACACCGTCGAGATCCGATACGACGACGGGACGTTCGACACCGTCCGGCTGCTCGGGATCGACACCCCCGAGACCCGCGGCGGGACGAACCCCGCGGAGTTCGAGGGCGTCCCCGACACCGCGGCCGGCCGGGCCTGTCTCGAACGGGCCGCCGGCAACGCGACCCGCGCCCTCGAAGCCCTCGTCGGCGGCGAGCCGGTCGTCGTCGCTGTCGACCCGCAAGCCGACCGACGGGATCGCTACGATCGACTGCTGGCTCACCTCGTCGTCGACGGCGTCGACGCCAACGAACGGCTCGTCGAGCGGGGCCACGCGCGGGTCTACGACAGCGCGTTCTCGCGCTCGGACCGGTTCTACGAGCACGAACGGGCCGCGCGGGACGCCGGCCGCGGCGTCTGGGCCTGTGTGGACCCCGCCACGCCGACTGGCGGCGTCGGCCTCCGGGTCGTCGCCGACGCCCCGGGCGACGACCGCGAGAACCCCAACGGCGAGTACGTCGTCGTCTCGAACTCCGGGGGCGACCCGCTCGCGATCGGCAACTGGACGGTCACCGACGAGGCCGGCCACAGGTACACCTTCCCGCCGGGCGCGACGGTGCCCGCGAACGGTTCGGTCCGACTCTACTCCGGTTCGGGGACCGACACCGCCACCGAGTTCTACCGCGGGAACGGCCCGATCTGGAACAACGACGGCGACACCGCCACCCTGCGCGCCGCGAACGGCACGGTCGTCGCCGCGGCGTCGTACTGACCGTCCGCGCGCTTCGCGGGCCGCGCGACACCCACAAACCGATCCAGTCCCAAGCGCAGGTATGCGCCGGCCGGACTGGCTCCCGACGCGGCCGCTCCCCAGACTCGAACCTGGCCCGCGAGTCCTCGACTGGAGCCTCGCGGCCGCGGTCGCCCTCATTCTCGCGACGGGTGTCTACAGCCTCGTCGCGGGCCGGCCCGGACAGGCGTGGGTGTTCGATCTCCACGCGATCGGCGGGCTCGCGCTCGTGGTCCTCCTGGTCTTCAAGCTCCGCAGAGTCGCGCCACGGGTCACGCCCGATCGGCTCACCGCTCCCAGAGTGCTCTCGCTATCCCTCGCATTCGTCACCGCGGCGGCGCTCGCGACGGGGCTGTGGTGGGTGCTTGGCGGTTCCGTCTCGATCGGCCCGTGGGGGCTGTTGAACCTCCACGTCGGCGTCGGGCTGGTCGTCCCGGTCGTCCTCCTCTTGCACCTGCGCCATCGGTTTCACGACCCACGGAACGTGCCGAGCCGCGACCGCCGCACAGCACTGCGGTACGCCGGCATCGCCGGCATCGCGGCCCTGACCTGGCGGAGCCAGCGAGTGCTCAACGACGCCCTCGATACGGCCGGCGCGGACCGGCGGTTCACCGGCTCTCGCGAGGTCGGGACGGACGAGGGCAACGCCTTCCCGCCGACGAGCTGGATGGCCGACGACCCCGATCCGATCGACAGCGACGAGTGGGTCCTGTCGGTCACCGGCCGGGTCGCCAGTCCCGCGACGTTCGGCGTCGACGACCTGGAACTGGACGATCTCGAGGGTGCCGACGAGCGGCGGGCCGTCCTCGACTGCACCAGCGGCTGGTACTCCGAGCACGACTGGCAGGGCGTCGCGGTCGCGGACCTGTTGGCGGCGGTCGAACCGGACGACGCCGCCCGGTGGGTCCAGTTTCGCTCCGTGACGGGCTATCGCTGGTCGCTCCCCATCTCGGAGGCCGAGGACGCACTGCTGGCGACCCACGTCGACGGCGACCGCCTCACACACGGTCACGGCGCGCCGATGCGACTGGTCGCGCC
It encodes the following:
- a CDS encoding magnesium transporter, whose translation is MTVREVAAEAYRETLPVLVLSAIGGLFAGLVLVGMEAELAAVPGLLVLVPALLATRGNVYGSLGARLGSALHQGVIEPTLDFGDERLNAAIAAALANGILVSGFAAVLAVVVLRVLGSESAGLATLVAIALIAGLLSGLLLTVAVVTVVVVGYRRGLDPDTLAGPVVTTTGDVVGIATMLVAARIVLAVGGG
- a CDS encoding magnesium transporter; the protein is MVEGSAEWSVSGIVRTMLPLLCVLTAIELVSGLVLESFEATLLAAPSLLLLVPVTIGMGGNLGSVLAARLSTAFHLGLLSFSPTDDRLAGNAVATIGLSLTVFPLVGAGAWGLTAVVGETGLTLATVVLIALLSGLVLSVLAVVVTVVTTYAAYRYRLDPDDVVVPVVTNVCDVLGVLVLFGVYRVVA
- a CDS encoding nucleoside recognition protein — encoded protein: MQSHVALQSVGPVVDLLWGTVLPRVGTIAVTLALGVFLADLAVAFGIVEYIATLSKYLTEPANLPREVGTAILATTASPTAGYGMLAEFRESGVLDDRATLVAVTINTFFGFAQHIFTFYAPVLIPILGLRVGLLYVGARAAISLAITLVGILAGALLLSNRNVDRSRMPEVADPTEEHGTAREKLRDAAASTAEKLRDILPRLLVIYAIVAVLVAWREIPALVTLVAVLSESSAGGIVPSLSESVGTFTSAVGLPSAAVGVVAVYTIDTTNGSIVLAPFVENGTFTPRQAVATMLVGGIVSFAVSTFKRSIPFQYGIWGAEFGSKVIAVNTTLKIVFIALAVVLLLVP
- a CDS encoding lamin tail domain-containing protein — encoded protein: MDRRRSLLVALVALAALAGCLSGGPQTPAAPGDAVPAGSDTVNATVTRVVDGDTVEIRYDDGTFDTVRLLGIDTPETRGGTNPAEFEGVPDTAAGRACLERAAGNATRALEALVGGEPVVVAVDPQADRRDRYDRLLAHLVVDGVDANERLVERGHARVYDSAFSRSDRFYEHERAARDAGRGVWACVDPATPTGGVGLRVVADAPGDDRENPNGEYVVVSNSGGDPLAIGNWTVTDEAGHRYTFPPGATVPANGSVRLYSGSGTDTATEFYRGNGPIWNNDGDTATLRAANGTVVAAASY
- a CDS encoding molybdopterin-dependent oxidoreductase, yielding MRRPDWLPTRPLPRLEPGPRVLDWSLAAAVALILATGVYSLVAGRPGQAWVFDLHAIGGLALVVLLVFKLRRVAPRVTPDRLTAPRVLSLSLAFVTAAALATGLWWVLGGSVSIGPWGLLNLHVGVGLVVPVVLLLHLRHRFHDPRNVPSRDRRTALRYAGIAGIAALTWRSQRVLNDALDTAGADRRFTGSREVGTDEGNAFPPTSWMADDPDPIDSDEWVLSVTGRVASPATFGVDDLELDDLEGADERRAVLDCTSGWYSEHDWQGVAVADLLAAVEPDDAARWVQFRSVTGYRWSLPISEAEDALLATHVDGDRLTHGHGAPMRLVAPARRGLQWVKWVDEVRLSRRREIGESVAIFVSGFEE